tgttaaaggtacaggagccctgtcctccttttcatatggtcaccctagcttttagAAAGACAAATCAAACTGGTGACATACTAAGAAAATGTCAGCCTTTTGACCCGGTGAAATGAGTTATTCTCATCCAAACTTGAgctgcccactgacatcaaaCGATACACTTTAGGAGTCTGAGCTTTTACTTTCATAATGATCAAGTCCAACAAAACTTTCAGCTCAAACCTCcctatgtttactcaggagtaagtatTCCTGATTTCAATGACATTTCTTTCCAGGTAAATATGCTTTGAATTGCAGCCTATGCACACTTGTTGGGGAAAGAGCtccactgatgtcagtggggcttattGCTGAGTAATGATGGCTACGTTTGGGCTGCACAGTGTCTTTGGGCACCTGATGCACTTGGGTGGGGAAGCAGTAGTTGTCTAGTTACACATCTCTAAACATTTGGTGCGTGGAATGTTCTCTGTGAGATATTCTCAAACTTGCAGATCCTTTGACACCAAGAAAAAGAGATGGATGCAACGAGCAGAGAAAATGAGATCATTCTCAGAGATCATTCACAGAACTTGCTGACAGTGGGAGTTATAGCATGCCCAGATGATTTTCATATAGCAGAAGATGTTGGCTACTGAAGAAGTGAGAAGCAGTTGAAATGGTCCAGTCCATAAAAAGCAGCCCCTGATACATGACTTGGGAGTATGCTGAGGCAGCAGCTGGGCTTGTTTGTAAGACCCAGCACTTCCACTTAAGACCTATTTATGCCACTTCTGCTTTTTGTGGTCCCTCTTTTTTCATGCAAATGTAGTGGCCATAGAGAAAATGGGGACACAGTGCTCTGTTTATACACCAGAGACCACTCCCCAATTTgaccacacacccctacacaagATTACGTATATATtgatgaaggctcttctctgcatGCCGATGAAGAATTTGTCTTTTATGGATAGGCAGTTATGGGGCGATGGATGAAAAACAAAGGCCATGCACTTGCTTTTTGTGTTCAAGTGCATGGGAATCAAGACTTGGGGAGAGGCTGACAGCTGGTATGGGCAGAAgttagattgggatctactggtaaatcACTGGATAATTGAAGTAGATCGGCAAGGGTTTTCTGACTCCCAGTGGTTTAAAAATCACAGCAAAAATAGACTCCCTCACTCCCTTTAATTAGGTTATTAGAACCCTTCATGCAGAATACCTTAGATATAGATCTGTATTTGTATGTGCAAGCCATAACGGTGGCTTTTAGAGTGAAGAAGGTAATTTCCTCCACTTCCAACCAATCATTTTGTATCTAGCTCTACCCTCAGCCTCCATTTTTGTACTCTGTTCTGGTGTaacttgggtagggtgaccatatgaaaaggaggacagggctcctgtatctttaacagttgtattgaaaaggaaatttgaccaggtgtcatttgtatatatgggaaacctggtgaaatttcttctttatcagaagtttaactgttgtgatgaagagaaaatttgaccaggttctccattccttttctatgcaactattaaagatacaggagccctgtcctccttttcatatggtcaccctaatcttgggGTTCTAATAAAAAAGCAAAGTAGAGCCCACAAGCCAGAAGTCTGCCCTCATCTATGTAGGTGCacataaaaaacatttttaaagtcaaTCTCAAAGACACCCAAATAGGGACAAAATAGGGGCCATTGTTTCATAAGGGACAGGTACCACATAGCAGGGGCTTTGGTAAATAGGGACAGTTGAAGGGTGACCTTGCACAGAGGTCCTGGTTTCCACTAAAACTGCCACCAAATGAAGCTGCTTTTTCTGACAGGGGGTTCCAGCATGAGATGGTGGCAATACATACAAGGTAGCAGCAATGCGATGACTTTTATCCAATATTTGTTCTTGTTCTCCTGGCTGACTAAATACAAGAGTTGGGGGTGATGCTGACTGCCTGGCAACTTCTCAGATTATTGCACCATTGAATCAAACCAATGATATTTGCAGTGATAATAAAATGTCTTTATTGTCTGCATATTTCATCGGTTACATTCTTTTTGAAAAAATAGTAAAGTGTCTCCAGTCCTGCGTTTTTATATTTTAGGAATACTTTCATGAAGTCAACATATACAGAGTCAAATGCAGAATAATCCCAGCATTAGTGTTTTCAGCACATTAAACAAATCACGGGGTAGAATTGACCTTTGGCAGTTGCGGATTGTATTGAGTCTATAGTCCAGTCGCTATATCATTTCATGGAAAAGATGCataccaaaaaacaaacaggGTATAGTTTACTTAGTTGATTATAATAGAAGTTCTAAATATAGAGTAATAATGTAACCTTCTCTTTTAAAAACCAATCCAATGTTGTGCCTTGGCTTGAGTGGATATTCTTTTGAAAAGCATTATGCTTTTGTACAGAATTGATTCCCATtgaatgcattcattcattctaccCGGACATGAACTTGTCTGAAAAGGTTTATAACTCATTAAAATATATCAGTTGGAAAATATATCAATTTTTCATCTGAGATATTACACAGTTTTTCCATCTGAGGTAATTAATTAAGAAAAAAGTTGCCTCGTTCTATATTTACCATAACAAACATATTTaccatacaaaacaaaacaaatctctcTTGAAATTCCATTCATCTTACTGAAATAATTCTTCTAAGAGTCCTTAAAATTCTTGCCAATATCTTGCCTTACAAATTGCCTGGGACTTTCCTCTGGAACAAAATCAGTGGCAACTTAGGGGTGCATGTAACTCACCTGAGAAATCCTATGAGTCATATAGAAAAGCTTTTTATCACCTAGCAATGTTTTGCCTTAGAAGAATCTTTCATATCCAGCTTGAATGTCATTTTAGGCAAAGTTCAGTGGCAATTTTAATACAGTAGTGATTTGGAGGCATGTACATACTGAAAGTAAAAGGCTCACTTTTCGGCCACTATTTCACCACCCAAATAACACATTCAAAATGGTAGTTTAAGTGCTGAGGGGCAAATAATCAGCATTCATTGGCTTTGTGTATGCAACTATAAGTAGCAGTTTGATGTACTTTCTTCCTGTGCTTTCTTACCTTTCTTTGAAATGCAGTTATCAAAATGTTTTACAGATCACGGCACTTCTATGAATTGAGCTAGCATACATATGTACAGCTTTAGGTAGGTAGATCACTCCAAAGTAATATTTACAGTGTAAACATCCACTTTTATTATATAAGAAACAAAAATATCACAGGTTTCACTTCACAATATATCTGCTTTTGTTTAAATGCTGAAATCATTTCTTTGACATACTATGAGAAACTCAAAAAATAGTTTGATCTTGTCTTTAGGAattttttgggggatttttttttttttttttgtgcagcttttttcttttttttaacagagtTGTCTTCAGAGGTTCTggggaggaaaacaaaaataCGCATTTTAGAGTCATTCATATAATAAGTAATGGCAACATTTCTTAAAAATGCTTGTGGAACCACTAGTGAATCAGGAAGCCAGCAGTTCCAGAAATGAGCTAAAAGGCCCATTTCTGGAATAGGGAGATCACCAGAGCTCACAGAAGAAAACTTCACTGAATGTCCTGTtttgaaaatgctcatttctgctaATTTCCAGGGTTATATTCAGATGCAGCTTCCTATTGTGCTTGTGGTGGGTCCCAGAGATGCAAGCAAAAGAACGGCAGCTCACCAGCAAGGCTGGAAACTGCCCATTAAACCGTATGCTAGAAATGGCTCTGAATGGATTCTGAATTTGGCCTACTTAATAAATCTTATGAAACATGCTAGCTCTTGCTATACTTCCATTAGTAAGTATCTGATCTAGAAAAGTATTTTCATGACGTTCCATTAAATGAGAAACATGACTTATAGAAAGGGTTACCACTTATTGGCCAAACTTCAGCAAGTCAAGTCAATGGAAATGTCAACCTTGCCATTGATGTGACTTTTCTGCCATTGGCCTTAGGAATGATTTAGACAACAAAATCTTTGACACTTGATGCATGCAGCACTTCTTGCATGAGAGCTCCATGTGACTGTCATCATCAtgctttaaaagtgcttaacttggaggccctggccagatctacaccaagcaggatacactttaaaaacagtttgaaaatggtatatgtaatatgtcctcagcctgaacagttgtcaaaaccattacaaaccattataagcagtagtgtagatcctgccctgatgcgTGGGCCATTTCCACATGGGCACTTTCCACACTAGTGTTCTATGGGCCAAATCCTGTGGCCCAAGGAAAAGAGGCACCACACCTTTGAACTGTAACGTCAGGCCTGTAGCTGGAACAAGCCCTTCATGTGTGTCCTCCTACACATTAGGAGGAAAGAGTTGTTGAAACTGGAGTCACTAAAGCAAAGGAAGAGCCAGGGGTCACAAAAAGCAGCATCTTGGAAATGCTgctctgttaagaacataagaagagctatactggatccaaccaagggtccatctaatccatcactctgttcacacagtggccaacctgctgtcaacagcaccatcccacccatgttccccagcaactggtgcatataggcttactgcttatgAATTCTACTTAACCAGGCAAGGGGGAAAGGCCAAGATCCAAGATATTAATGACTGCTAATCATATTAGATGCAGCATATTAGATGCCTttgccagttcctggggaactCAAGCAGGAAAGTGCAACTGCACTCATACACTACTTGCGGGTTTccaataggcagctggttggtcacgaTGTGAActcagtgctggactagatggacctttggcctgatccagcatggctcttcttctctTCCGTATTTATATCTGGGCTATCCCATTCAGAGGCCACATAATAACTATTTCACCCATTTAATAtgaaacaaaccacaatttgAGAGTCAAAGACAGGAGCCAGAACTGCAGGCAAGAATCTGCTTATGCAGGCTGGATATGTCAAGGGCAAATTTCAGTATattcaggagcagcagcaatTTCAATTAATCAGAAGAAAATGGTgtctgggatatatatatatatatatatatatatatatatatatatatatatgcaattatCCTCAAATATCCACACTATTCACTCTAATTAAACAGGAGTTCAGTTGGGTTTCATGCCTTAGTGCACACAGTCTAACGAAAACCCCAGTGACCTGAGTGAATGAACAGTACTAAACCACTAATTTCCATTAGTAATCCTTCAGAAAAAAATCATAGAGTGATTTAATACATGCCATTAACTTCCTGAAAATGATTCCCATAGAAATGTCATTTGGGAGTCGTGTTGTTAGGAGCTGTTTTCTGGAAAAACCACAATGCATTGTTAAAGCTATGGgtagctagatctacactactgctttatagtggtattgaagttcactgataactgttgggctacaggacacattgcatataccactttcatagtgttatctcctgatttttattccacattcataatgatttgacacaaggtgtagatctggccatagagtGATTCTTAGAGTGGGGAAGAAGTTCTGACTTACCCTTGGAAGGTGGTTCAGAAGCTCAAGTTCATCTACAGTGACATCATCATAGTTTTCTGAGAATGCCGGGTCAAGCAATTCCGTCTCATCCCTAAGGTTGGATGGGTTTAATTCTTCCTGACTGTTGTAATGAGGAAACAGAAGTTTAGCTGAACTCCAAGAAGAAGTGAAGTCATCTTAGCCCCTTTCTCTTTTGTATTGCAGTGCACTTTATTAGTACGTATTCCAATGACAGAACCAGTATAGCTTTATTATATAAAATAAGACATACACTTCCATAGAAATCACTTTTGTTCAGGGCACAACACTGAACATTTTGTTTAATAATCATAGAATTCGTGCTTGAGAGCAAGCAGGTTAGTTCTCAAATCCTTCGTTAAATCATGCCTGGCATAAAAAGTGTGCAAAACTATGCCTGGATCGTGATCCCCCTTTCATTCTGTAAACAATCCCTGTTCTTTCAAGCTATTTTTAGCATCAGTGGTCCTTAATAGAAAGCCACTGTGAGAAAATATTGCAGCACTTTTCTGTACGTTAAAAGGAAGATTGTGCTAAGAGCTCATTACCGcacaatacttttttaaaaaaaaaaatgcacgtcTTATGTGCATTCTTTCTTCCTACCTTCTTTTCCCAGCTAAAACAGAGTTCAAATATTTCTTCACAGCCATCTGCTTTCGGAAACGACTGTAGTTGTCAGTGAAGACAGCATCCGAGTGGCGCTTGACTGGTGGCTGTTCAACAGGGGGACTGCTATTTCTTGAACATACGAAATAATTGGAGTTAGCACCTGAATATACAAATCACTCAAAGTGGAAGTGTTTCAAAACCCCAAAGCTAATCAGCTGGTAGTAAGTCCATCCCCACTTTTCTTTTATGACAAACTATTACCTCATGGCTTGACCTTACTCTGCACTGTCTGATTAAATACCTCTTCAGTTGGCTGTGATGCAGTGATGCAGCACATGCCTGGCATGCAAACAGTTCCAGGTTCAGAGCCCAGCATCTCCGGGTAGGGACTAGGAAAGATTCCTTTCTAGAAgaccagagagctgctgccaatcagtataAACCACACTTAACTAGATGGCCCCATGGTCTGATTCCATAAAAGGCAGCTTCTTAAGTTCAAGGAAAGGTTCATGAACAGCCAAACCCACTCTGAAACTAATTCAAATCTAGAGCAAATGCATTTGAGAAAACACGTCAGAATTCTGTACTTGGGCTAATTTCCTATTGGACAAGATCCATGCCAAGGATCAGTAGAGGCAATCCAGAGGAACTtaagcatgttttttaaaaactgggggggggggggtaatgcaAGCTAAGCATGCATATCTCActgatttaaaacaaagcaagTGATTCTAAATATTTGTCAGAGgggaaatacagtataaaagctgtGCCGGTCTGCTTACACTATTGACATGCTGCTAGCATAAGCAACTTCCAGTAGCATGCCAATGGCATAAGCTGGCACAATGGGTTTTCCAGGAAAACTTGTCATGCCAGCTTATGCTATTGGCATACTGCTAGAGGTGACTTATGCTAGTAGTAGCTCAACAGCATTAGCAGACCAGAGGTATTGGTTACTTCCCATATCTCTTAAACTGTTCATAGAGGATAAGATTATCAATGTCTGCTCGCCATGTTGTCTTTACACTGCCCCCCAtgtcagaggtagtatgcctctcAATGACATTTGCTgtagaacatgagtgggaaggtctGTTGCTGCCCTTCCCAGGTTCCCaaccacaggcatctggttggcctctgaAGGAACAGAAGACTGGACTAAACAGCTCTTTGGTCTgatcatggctcttctgatgttcttacgatgGCCAGTAGCTCCCCAAGCCCCTCTGTTCTGCTACCTGAGGTTCCTCAACAGGAgacccagggattgaacctggaacttgaGGCAGACAAAGTGCagactctgccactgagccaagGTCCTTCCACTGTGTGTCTATTTTAATGACCTCTTAAAGCTGGAACCAGTTTCACTTTCAGAATGCCCAACTCTGGTTCAGGGGAGCAGCTTCAGGTAACTTAGCTTGGACTCTAATTTCCATTTCACAAACAAAATGAGGTTTCTGGCTTCTCTCCAAAATTTGCAGCctcctgttccccaccccacccccaaatccactCCTGCAGGTTTGGGGATTCCCTAGGTCAGAATGGCTCACAGCGTGGGAGCTGCATCTGAAGGGGGGAGAATCACTAAAACCAGATGGCATCCCCATTTCCCAAGGCAAGTTTGCAAAACATCCTCTGACTTCAAGCTTTTGTTATGGGTGTCTGAGTTTGCTGAACCTTTTACAAGATTTGATATAAATTGCTTTGACACTATGAGAGTTTGTGATTGGTATATATTTTTCTGCTCCTAGTTGACCTTTTTGGGTTTCTTGCTCATTGTAACGATAAAGGTAAAATGTAACAAATTAAAATACTATTTCAACTATAGTTGAGATTTCTAAGTACACAGTTGAGCTCCAATGAGAATGACCTTCCCACCCTCACCAACTTCTTTACTGTTAGTAAATATGTATAACAATTATATCCGTATTCTGAATCATATTAAATATCTTTGAATGGGAACCTTAAATAACAGGTAGGGAAAACCACCTGCATTTTGGAAATTGGGGGACACAGCCACTTACCCAACTCCCAAAAGCGAGTCCAAATATCTTCTTACAGCAAGTTCACGCAAATATTTGCTGTACATACTTGTGAAGAGCCCGTCGGAATGTCTTGCATTTCTGTAATGGAGAATTCTTCAGATTAAATTTGGTTTAATATTTACACAACTGCCCAATTGCCACAGCTACAAATACagaatgaactttgtcatagttGAAAACCAATCATTTGTAGTAAAACAAATAGAGCTCAGAGACCATGAAAAAAGAGAGGTCAAAAACCTTCAATGAGCATCAACTCTTCCCCCTGTCCTCAAAATGTCATATTTGTGAATTTGTATTAGCAGGGATTGTTAGATTTGAAAGTAGCCTTACCTGTCCAGAGCTCTGGACACATCAAAATAGAACTTGTCATTTTCAGGTAGTGTCGTTTGTAGAATGTCGGCCTCGGGTTTCAATGAAGCTTGAGCATGTTCAGATTCACTTGCCCCTTCAAATGGCAGTCTGTTTCCTAATCTAattgagaggggggaaataagaatTTAGGAAGATGCTAGAGAATTCTAACAATTAATTGGATAGAACCAAAATGGGCCATTTTGACAATGAAGATCATTAGCAATGATCATACAGATACTTTCAAATCATGTGCTCATATCATGTGCACAGCAAATCTCTACTGTTTAAATTCTTTTAGAACAgaacaccctaaagcataccatctgtcaggtatgctttagggtgaattcctgcattgagcaaggggttggactcaatggccttataggccccttccaactctatgattctatgtttctaatgAATGATTATATGCAGAGAATGGAACCACTGTGTGTTAACAAGTTGGTACATAACAGTGTCCAGCCAATGAGAGAGGCTAAACACATGATTAACTCTCCCATTCAAATCAGTGGAACTTTAAAATGGTTAACTTGACTGGACCATAGCTATACTAACTGACCTAAGAAAGTTTGTTTGTGGAAAAAAGTATTTCAGCTTGTAATCTATATGATTATAAATGCTTGCAAACTGTATTCCCCATTATTTTTACTCACTATATATGATAAATTTCTAGTAAGAAGACAGTAAAATATTAGACTATGAAGCAAAAGGTCAAATGACCTGGTTTACATCACAAGCCTGCAATCAATATAAGGAAGATATATTTACATCTATCTATAGATTGATACGtaaagacacatgcacacacgtatACAGTCAAAACTCTGCTGGTCTAAAGGATGTTGAGAAGATGTATTTTACTTCAGCATCAAATAAAATGCATCTGTAGACAAGACCTCAAGTTTTACATATGTAAATAAACATTTCCtggaatgaacaaacaaatagaAAATAGAATCATTTCTTTCCATTCTGATTGCTCCCCTTCGTAATGATTATCTGGCAACTACCTACAGGACTCTTCATCTGTTAATCACCAATCTCTTTAGATACTATTTGTGTTTCTAGTTCCAATTTTACTTGacaaattttggagaaattcataTATCACTGAATTGTGCCTAAAATGGCCAGATATTTGGCTTACCAGAGGTGATTTGACACTTTTAGGCAATTGATCGTAACGACAACCTCCAatgacagattattatttttaaaatatctctacaCTAGATATGATGGGATATAGCTAACATAACACCAATACAAAAGGTATGGGAGGTGGCATTATTCTGATAGTGGTTAGTACACACAGGAGCCTGCAGAAGAACCAGCTCAACTAATACACGTAGCATCTAGCAATCTAGCAAAATGAATCTGTAATGTGTTGTAGAAGTGCTTGTGCAATGGCTTGTGCTGGGCTAGCACAAGAATGAAAAGggggttgtgtgtatgtgtatttgtgcgtgcatgtgtgtatgttttcaagtatttaaagctTTCCACTAGAGGAATGACCCCAGTGGATAAAACCCATTGAAACCGAGTGGATAAAacccaggacacacacacaaaagggatgTTTCTTTTGGAGAAAAGGGTGGTATTCTCAAATTACTTTTACAAGGGTTACAACCTGGCATcaccctgcctccccctccccctccccccatgttttGGTCAAATTAGTAATATAAAATAGGTTTCCATAAGATCACATCTGAGTTATCAAACCTATAAAATAAATtatcattatatatatatttgccattCATGATTTGCAATATGTTTATTTTTGATAAAACTGCACAGTGCAGACAGTCTGGACTGTTTGTTTGATCACTTGATGCATATCATCAGTATTTCTGGTGTATACTGACTGTTTTAtattttcatggtttttaattttgtataccgttttaaatgttttaatcttttataaactgcccagagagcttcggctatggagtagtatagaaatcatcatcatcatcatcatcatcatctcttaaaCCTGACGATCACTTTGAATGGAATTCCACCCTGTCAATCCTAATGACGATCTCATCTCATGAGTAGCACAAGAATAGCTGGAGCCTCTTTAGAAAGATCAAGTGGTTTCTGATAGTATCATCTTTGAAGAGAAATGGCTCAACGAGAATGCCTTTCATCTTGTCCTGCCACTTCTGTGCCTGTTAACAAGCTATTAGAGCACGATTGTGCCTCTGGTTCACTGGCATTCCCCACTAATGGCCCCTGTTTGCAGGGATAATAATTCCCAGTGAGCTCATGCTGACCACTATAAAGAGTCAGGGTACAGACAATGAGTCATCTGGGTGGCTAACTGGTTCATGGTATTCTATGTCACCCCGATATTGAAAGGTTTGCCCTGCTAATCAATTCCTTTCTGGGCCGAGTTCAAGGTGTTTCATTCAAtccttaaagctctaaatggcgtAGGGCCTGTCTTGTTATGAACTTATCCAGTTACTAAGATACTACCACTTGTGGAGGCCTGTTTGATGGGCATGCATGAGATGGGCTTTCTCTTGTGTTcctcccaaattgtggaatgtgctcccctcACAGCTATGAGCCATCCCCAttttctctccttttaaaaaaagtgttaagACACGTCTCTTTAACTTGctcaaaaagcatgtttttaatttgcatttgCTAGATATTGTTCTCTAGgttgtttgttctttttcatgtATGTAATTTTAATATGAAACCTGGAAGCCTACAAGTGTGATTTAGGGATATATAAGTCTCTGTCAAAAACTTGTCAAAATACCTCTTTTATCTCTGGGTTAGATTGCTTTTGTCTGTGTGCCTTTGTgttgtgtctctctctgtgtgtgtctttccaTTCAAATAAGGACAGACTCCTAGGAAGGTGGGACTCAGGCAGCCTGAGAATCCAAGATCTAGAGAACCAGCCAGATGAAGTACTGCAATTTCGACATGGCAATTACAGTGGAAATACTGATACAAGAATATAATGGGGACACAACAGTCTTTTCCAAGTGGTCAAGAAAGTAATTTATTTTCACTCTTAACCTAGATAGTGCAAGTTGACAAACACTGCTGTTGTAAGCAGGCTTGCATGCGGGGAAATCCCAATAATCTTTAAGGGGCATTGAACGTAAGAATTTAATTCACATTTCAAAGTACTTTTCTTCAAAATCAATCAGTCTTATCATTCCTTCTTCCTTATTAAACAAGCTCGCTATTTCTCCCCTACCCCACACATTAAAGGCAAGTGtcaataacagaataaaagcatATATCAAATATCCAATTAAGCAATATTAcagctgcaatcttatgcctatttacctgggagtaagccccactgtaatCAATGAGACTTGTTTCagagtggacatgtataggaatgtgctataaaacagtttttaaaatgctACTCCTCCCTGCAGACATGCAGTCCCTTCCTGACGAGTCCAAGTAACATATTTTGAATATAGATTAAGTTATCAACCCATTTCTAGTGAGAGTCTTCCTCATTACAGCATCTA
This sequence is a window from Elgaria multicarinata webbii isolate HBS135686 ecotype San Diego chromosome 4, rElgMul1.1.pri, whole genome shotgun sequence. Protein-coding genes within it:
- the VIP gene encoding VIP peptides, which translates into the protein MEHRSGFQLLLSFVLLCILCSQAAALPPLGTYSTMRLGNRLPFEGASESEHAQASLKPEADILQTTLPENDKFYFDVSRALDRNARHSDGLFTSMYSKYLRELAVRRYLDSLLGVGNSSPPVEQPPVKRHSDAVFTDNYSRFRKQMAVKKYLNSVLAGKRSQEELNPSNLRDETELLDPAFSENYDDVTVDELELLNHLPRNL